A window from Oncorhynchus mykiss isolate Arlee chromosome 9, USDA_OmykA_1.1, whole genome shotgun sequence encodes these proteins:
- the myt1a gene encoding myelin transcription factor 1 isoform X4: MKLCKTFLENEFRGQLLNQRWTRGDRISRFCETKRSLRIKMSQEAAETRTRTRSKGIRVPSELVGTELSSCPTPGCDGSGHVSGRYSRHKSVLGCPIVKKRKLAEAEAEAEENQPASKKKSPSLKLAMDEGFNAADSDTGSEAEHEEEEEESEDEEQKEKENNKTPNPLESLKANCAQVLPEDTEKETSVKFDTIAAPEAEALQEDTEAAITTQQQVSTEAEAETEAETATYRHEEEVQVVAEIQATEEEEEEEEEEDEGTVDEYRTTEQPKGNDETGRAEIEEKQKEEVGYEEEEEEEGVEEEKEEERQCVGQENSDHQYSSGDYSRHQAKVEGDDEEEGEEKEGEETEKKVIEGKEEEEEEEVVHVEPLASSTLAQGCEDTEVAPEEVKIGTPLTEEEEEEEEGEEETEAGEVEEEDQDSHKASPTTVVIEIRSEEEEEEEEDDCLSQGSGVTDDSETWDMTRGNLGLLEQAIALKAEQVRGPNDDQQSTEDQRYHSPDNRASKPMDPAMRHRGHHSKDKKEVKCPTPGCDGTGHVTGLYPHHRSLSGCPHKDRIPPEILAMHENVLKCPTPGCTGQGHVNSNRNTHRSLSGCPIAAAEKLAKGGQVTLSHPQPSVSEPQTGSPHSDRVLRPMCFVKQLEIPQYGYRPNMVPATPRANLAKELEKYSKVSFDYASFDVQVFGKPMLVPKMPATSQSSPKAIKSKPFPKASSPSHSLSGGYAKSSSSSSSSGYDYSHDAEAAHMAATAILNLSTRCWERPENLSTKQQDAAGKEIDIEVDENGTLDLSMKKPIKREGMQSPDPSLSSSSSSQHLGGVPLSQAHLQEEWEGPLDFTKPNCPKEEEEQDEVDFVAHSYTSSDAEDDDIAQESMEDRKYPGEVTTSSFKVQFSPKDCKKEVLLCPTPGCDGSGHITGNYASHRSLSGCPLADKSLRTLMAAHSAELKCPTPGCDGSGHITGNYASHRSLSGCPRAKKGAVKTTPTKDDKEDSELLSRCPVPGCDSLGHISGKYATHRSAYGCPLAARRQKEGLLNGSPFSWKAFKTEGPTCPTPGCDGSGHANGSFLTHRSLSGCPRASANKKRSRFPGDEYITAKFRASDVLDNDEDIKQLNNEIRELSESNSEMEDDMMNLHTQISSMENNLKSMEEENKQIEERNDALYMELSGLSQALIRSLSNIRLPHIQEPMSEQNFDTYVDTLTHMFSNKDCYQNPENRALLESINQAVKGIEV, translated from the exons AAAATGAGTTCAGAGGCCAGCTGCTGAACCAGAGGTGGACACGAGGGGACAGAATAAGCAGATTCTGTGAGACCAAGAGGAGCCTGCGAATCAAA ATGAGTCAGGAGGCAGCAGAAACAAGAACACGGACCCGCTCAAAAGGCATCAGAG TACCCAGTGAACTCGTGGGAACAGAGTTAAG TAGCTGCCCCACCCCTGGATGTGATGGTTCAGGCCATGTCAGTGGGAGATATTCACGACACAAAAG CGTTCTCGGATGCCCAATAGTGAAGAAGAGGAAACTTGCGGAGGCGGAGGCAGAGGCAGAAGAGAATCAGCCCGCCTCTAAGAAAAAGTCCCCGTCCCTGAAGTTGGCCATGGACGAGGGTTTCAACGCAGCAGACAGTGATACTGGCAGTGAGGCGGagcatgaggaggaggaggaggagtcagaggatgaggaacagaaagagaaagaaaataacAAAACGCCAAACCCACTGGAATCCTTGAAAG CCAATTGCGCTCAGGTGTTACCCGAAGACACAGAAAAAGAGACATCTGTCAAGTTCGACACCATAGCTGCACCTGAAGCAGAGGCTCTGCAGGAGGACACAGAGGCAGCCATCACAACCCAACAGCAGGTTTCCACAGAggcagaagcagaaacagaggcagagacagcaacATACAGGCATGAAGAGGAGGTGCAAGTAGTGGCAGAGATACAggccacagaggaggaggaggaggaggaggaggaggaggatgaggggacAGTTGATGAATACAGAACAACAGAGCAGCCCAAAGGCAACGATGAAACAGGGAGAGCAGAGATTGAGGAGAAGCAAAAGGAGGAGGTAGGAtacgaggaagaagaggaagaagagggggtggaggaagagaaagaggaggagaggcaatGTGTGGGTCAGGAGAACTCAGATCATCAGTACTCCAGTGGTGACTACAGCAGGCATCAGGCAAAAGTGGAAGGAGATGATGAAGAagaaggggaagagaaggagggagaggagactgagaagAAGGTAATagaaggaaaggaggaggaagaggaggaggaggtggtccacGTGGAGCCTCTTGCCTCTAGTACGCTTGCTCAGGGATGTGAGGATACAGAAGTGGCACCGGAGGAGGTAAAGATTGGTACCCCGttgacagaagaggaggaagaggaggaggaaggagaggaggaaacagaAGCAGGGGAGGTGGAAGAAGAAGACCAAGACTCTCACAAAGCCTCACCTACCACAGTGGTCATCGAGATACGatctgaggaggaggaagaggaggaggaagatgactgTCTCTCACAGGGTTCAGGCGTGACAGATGACTCTGAGACCTGGGATATGACCCGGGGGAACTTGGGGCTGCTGGAGCAAGCCATCGCCCTGAAGGCCGAGCAGGTGAGAGGGCCGAACGACGACCAACAATCTACCGAGGACCAGCGCTACCACAGCCCCGACAACAGGGCCAGCAAACCCATGGACCCAGCCATGCGACACAGAGGACACCACAGCAAAG ACAAGAAAGAGGTGAAATGCCCCACCCCTGGGTGTGATGGGACGGGCCATGTGACTGGGCTGTACCCCCACCACCGCAGCCTCTCTGGGTGCCCTCACAAAGACAGGATCCCACCTGAGA TCCTGGCCATGCATGAGAATGTGCTGAAGTGTCCAACTCCAGGATGCACAGGCCAAGGTCATGTCAACAGCAATCGCAACACACACCGCAG tctgtccgGTTGTCCCATCGCAGCTGCAGAGAAGCTTGCCAAGGGGGGCCAAGTCACCCTCAGTCACCCCCAGCCTTCAGTCAGCGAGCCCCAAACTGGGAGCCCCCACTCAGACAGAGTTCTCAG acCAATGTGTTTTGTGAAGCAGCTGGAGATCCCTCAGTACGGCTACAGACCCAACATGGTGCCTGCTACACCCCGCGCCAACTTGGCCAAAGAGCTGGAGAAATACTCCAAGGTTTCCTTCGACTATGCAAGCTTCGACGTCCAGGTGTTTGGGAAGCCTATGCTGGTTCCAAAGATGCCCGCCACCAGTCAATCCTCACCCAAAGCCATCAAAT ctAAACCATTCCCTAAGGCCTCGTCCCCGAGCCATAGCTTGTCAGGAGGATATGCAAAGAGCAgctcctcctcgtcctccagcGGCTACGATTACTCCCATGATGCTGAGGCTGCTCACATGGCTGCCACTGCCATCCTGAACCTGTCCACGCGCTGCTGGGAAAGGCCCGAGAACCTTAGCACCAAACAGCAGGACGCAGCCGGCAAG GAAATTGATATTGAAGTGGATGAGAATGGTACACTGGACCTGAGCATGAAGAAGCCCATCAAGAGGGAAGGGATGCAATCACCAGACCCATctttatcctcctcctcttcctcgcaGCACCTGGGAGGTGTTCCCTTGTCCCAGGCCCACCTGCAAGAGGAGTGGGAAGGGCCTCTGGACTTCACCAAGCCAAACTGTcccaaagaggaggaggagcaagatGAG gtggactttgtggcccaCTCCTACACCTCTTCTGATGCAGAGGACGATGACATCGCTCAGGAGAGCATGGAGGACAGGAAGTACCCAGGCGAGGTCACCACGTCCAGCTTCAAGGTCCAGTTCTCGCCCAAAGACTGCAAGAAAGAGGTTCTACT ATGTCCCACCCCAGGTTGTGATGGCAGTGGGCACATCACTGGAAACTACGCTTCACATCGGAG TCTGTCAGGCTGTCCTCTTGCTGATAAGTCTCTTCGGACCCTCATGGCGGCCCACTCTGCTGAACTTAA GTGTCCGACCCCTGGATGCGATGGATCAGGTCACATCACTGGAAACTATGCCTCCCATAGAAG tTTGTCTGGATGCCCTCGTGCAAAGAAAGGTGCTGTCAAGACAACACCCACCAAGGACGACAAGGAAGACTCTGAGCTTTTAAG TAGATGCCCGGTGCCCGGCTGTGACAGCCTGGGCCACATCAGTGGGAAGTATGCCACCCACCGCAGTGCCTATGGGTGCCCCCTGGCAGCGCGGCGTCAGAAGGAGGGGCTCCTCAACGGCTCTCCTTTCTCCTGGAAGGCCTTTAAGACTGAGGGACCCACCTGTCCCACCCCCGGCTGTGACGGATCAGGACACGCCAATGGCAGCTTCCTCACACACCGCAG TCTCTCTGGTTGTCCCAGAGCCTCTGCTAATAAGAAGAGAAGCAGGTTTCCTGGAGACGAGTACATTACAGCAAAGTTCAGGGCCAGTGATG TTCTGGATAATGATGAAGATATCAAGCAACTGAACAATGAGATCAGGGAACTCAGCGAGTCCAATTCAGAGATGGAGGATGACATGATGAACCTGCACACACAG ATCTCATCCATGGAGAATAACCTGAAGAGTATGGAGGAGGAGAACAAGCAGATCGAGGAGAGAAACGATGCCCTGTACATGGAGCTGTCTGGCCTGAGCCAAGCTCTGATCCGCAGCTTGTCCAACATCCGGCTGCCACACATT CAGGAGCCTATGTCGGAGCAGAACTTCGATACCTACGTGGACACCTTGACCCATATGTTCTCCAATAAAGATTGCTACCAAAACCCGGAAAACCGCGCTCTGTTGGAGTCCATCAACCAAGCAGTAAAAGGCATCGAAGTATAG
- the myt1a gene encoding myelin transcription factor 1 isoform X2 translates to MGEKKAPAGNRRGENEFRGQLLNQRWTRGDRISRFCETKRSLRIKMSQEAAETRTRTRSKGIRVPSELVGTELSCPTPGCDGSGHVSGRYSRHKSVLGCPIVKKRKLAEAEAEAEENQPASKKKSPSLKLAMDEGFNAADSDTGSEAEHEEEEEESEDEEQKEKENNKTPNPLESLKANCAQVLPEDTEKETSVKFDTIAAPEAEALQEDTEAAITTQQQVSTEAEAETEAETATYRHEEEVQVVAEIQATEEEEEEEEEEDEGTVDEYRTTEQPKGNDETGRAEIEEKQKEEVGYEEEEEEEGVEEEKEEERQCVGQENSDHQYSSGDYSRHQAKVEGDDEEEGEEKEGEETEKKVIEGKEEEEEEEVVHVEPLASSTLAQGCEDTEVAPEEVKIGTPLTEEEEEEEEGEEETEAGEVEEEDQDSHKASPTTVVIEIRSEEEEEEEEDDCLSQGSGVTDDSETWDMTRGNLGLLEQAIALKAEQVRGPNDDQQSTEDQRYHSPDNRASKPMDPAMRHRGHHSKDKKEVKCPTPGCDGTGHVTGLYPHHRSLSGCPHKDRIPPEILAMHENVLKCPTPGCTGQGHVNSNRNTHRSLSGCPIAAAEKLAKGGQVTLSHPQPSVSEPQTGSPHSDRVLRPMCFVKQLEIPQYGYRPNMVPATPRANLAKELEKYSKVSFDYASFDVQVFGKPMLVPKMPATSQSSPKAIKSKPFPKASSPSHSLSGGYAKSSSSSSSSGYDYSHDAEAAHMAATAILNLSTRCWERPENLSTKQQDAAGKEIDIEVDENGTLDLSMKKPIKREGMQSPDPSLSSSSSSQHLGGVPLSQAHLQEEWEGPLDFTKPNCPKEEEEQDEVDFVAHSYTSSDAEDDDIAQESMEDRKYPGEVTTSSFKVQFSPKDCKKEVLLCPTPGCDGSGHITGNYASHRSLSGCPLADKSLRTLMAAHSAELKCPTPGCDGSGHITGNYASHRSLSGCPRAKKGAVKTTPTKDDKEDSELLSRCPVPGCDSLGHISGKYATHRSAYGCPLAARRQKEGLLNGSPFSWKAFKTEGPTCPTPGCDGSGHANGSFLTHRSLSGCPRASANKKRSRFPGDEYITAKFRASDVLDNDEDIKQLNNEIRELSESNSEMEDDMMNLHTQISSMENNLKSMEEENKQIEERNDALYMELSGLSQALIRSLSNIRLPHIQEPMSEQNFDTYVDTLTHMFSNKDCYQNPENRALLESINQAVKGIEV, encoded by the exons AAAATGAGTTCAGAGGCCAGCTGCTGAACCAGAGGTGGACACGAGGGGACAGAATAAGCAGATTCTGTGAGACCAAGAGGAGCCTGCGAATCAAA ATGAGTCAGGAGGCAGCAGAAACAAGAACACGGACCCGCTCAAAAGGCATCAGAG TACCCAGTGAACTCGTGGGAACAGAGTTAAG CTGCCCCACCCCTGGATGTGATGGTTCAGGCCATGTCAGTGGGAGATATTCACGACACAAAAG CGTTCTCGGATGCCCAATAGTGAAGAAGAGGAAACTTGCGGAGGCGGAGGCAGAGGCAGAAGAGAATCAGCCCGCCTCTAAGAAAAAGTCCCCGTCCCTGAAGTTGGCCATGGACGAGGGTTTCAACGCAGCAGACAGTGATACTGGCAGTGAGGCGGagcatgaggaggaggaggaggagtcagaggatgaggaacagaaagagaaagaaaataacAAAACGCCAAACCCACTGGAATCCTTGAAAG CCAATTGCGCTCAGGTGTTACCCGAAGACACAGAAAAAGAGACATCTGTCAAGTTCGACACCATAGCTGCACCTGAAGCAGAGGCTCTGCAGGAGGACACAGAGGCAGCCATCACAACCCAACAGCAGGTTTCCACAGAggcagaagcagaaacagaggcagagacagcaacATACAGGCATGAAGAGGAGGTGCAAGTAGTGGCAGAGATACAggccacagaggaggaggaggaggaggaggaggaggaggatgaggggacAGTTGATGAATACAGAACAACAGAGCAGCCCAAAGGCAACGATGAAACAGGGAGAGCAGAGATTGAGGAGAAGCAAAAGGAGGAGGTAGGAtacgaggaagaagaggaagaagagggggtggaggaagagaaagaggaggagaggcaatGTGTGGGTCAGGAGAACTCAGATCATCAGTACTCCAGTGGTGACTACAGCAGGCATCAGGCAAAAGTGGAAGGAGATGATGAAGAagaaggggaagagaaggagggagaggagactgagaagAAGGTAATagaaggaaaggaggaggaagaggaggaggaggtggtccacGTGGAGCCTCTTGCCTCTAGTACGCTTGCTCAGGGATGTGAGGATACAGAAGTGGCACCGGAGGAGGTAAAGATTGGTACCCCGttgacagaagaggaggaagaggaggaggaaggagaggaggaaacagaAGCAGGGGAGGTGGAAGAAGAAGACCAAGACTCTCACAAAGCCTCACCTACCACAGTGGTCATCGAGATACGatctgaggaggaggaagaggaggaggaagatgactgTCTCTCACAGGGTTCAGGCGTGACAGATGACTCTGAGACCTGGGATATGACCCGGGGGAACTTGGGGCTGCTGGAGCAAGCCATCGCCCTGAAGGCCGAGCAGGTGAGAGGGCCGAACGACGACCAACAATCTACCGAGGACCAGCGCTACCACAGCCCCGACAACAGGGCCAGCAAACCCATGGACCCAGCCATGCGACACAGAGGACACCACAGCAAAG ACAAGAAAGAGGTGAAATGCCCCACCCCTGGGTGTGATGGGACGGGCCATGTGACTGGGCTGTACCCCCACCACCGCAGCCTCTCTGGGTGCCCTCACAAAGACAGGATCCCACCTGAGA TCCTGGCCATGCATGAGAATGTGCTGAAGTGTCCAACTCCAGGATGCACAGGCCAAGGTCATGTCAACAGCAATCGCAACACACACCGCAG tctgtccgGTTGTCCCATCGCAGCTGCAGAGAAGCTTGCCAAGGGGGGCCAAGTCACCCTCAGTCACCCCCAGCCTTCAGTCAGCGAGCCCCAAACTGGGAGCCCCCACTCAGACAGAGTTCTCAG acCAATGTGTTTTGTGAAGCAGCTGGAGATCCCTCAGTACGGCTACAGACCCAACATGGTGCCTGCTACACCCCGCGCCAACTTGGCCAAAGAGCTGGAGAAATACTCCAAGGTTTCCTTCGACTATGCAAGCTTCGACGTCCAGGTGTTTGGGAAGCCTATGCTGGTTCCAAAGATGCCCGCCACCAGTCAATCCTCACCCAAAGCCATCAAAT ctAAACCATTCCCTAAGGCCTCGTCCCCGAGCCATAGCTTGTCAGGAGGATATGCAAAGAGCAgctcctcctcgtcctccagcGGCTACGATTACTCCCATGATGCTGAGGCTGCTCACATGGCTGCCACTGCCATCCTGAACCTGTCCACGCGCTGCTGGGAAAGGCCCGAGAACCTTAGCACCAAACAGCAGGACGCAGCCGGCAAG GAAATTGATATTGAAGTGGATGAGAATGGTACACTGGACCTGAGCATGAAGAAGCCCATCAAGAGGGAAGGGATGCAATCACCAGACCCATctttatcctcctcctcttcctcgcaGCACCTGGGAGGTGTTCCCTTGTCCCAGGCCCACCTGCAAGAGGAGTGGGAAGGGCCTCTGGACTTCACCAAGCCAAACTGTcccaaagaggaggaggagcaagatGAG gtggactttgtggcccaCTCCTACACCTCTTCTGATGCAGAGGACGATGACATCGCTCAGGAGAGCATGGAGGACAGGAAGTACCCAGGCGAGGTCACCACGTCCAGCTTCAAGGTCCAGTTCTCGCCCAAAGACTGCAAGAAAGAGGTTCTACT ATGTCCCACCCCAGGTTGTGATGGCAGTGGGCACATCACTGGAAACTACGCTTCACATCGGAG TCTGTCAGGCTGTCCTCTTGCTGATAAGTCTCTTCGGACCCTCATGGCGGCCCACTCTGCTGAACTTAA GTGTCCGACCCCTGGATGCGATGGATCAGGTCACATCACTGGAAACTATGCCTCCCATAGAAG tTTGTCTGGATGCCCTCGTGCAAAGAAAGGTGCTGTCAAGACAACACCCACCAAGGACGACAAGGAAGACTCTGAGCTTTTAAG TAGATGCCCGGTGCCCGGCTGTGACAGCCTGGGCCACATCAGTGGGAAGTATGCCACCCACCGCAGTGCCTATGGGTGCCCCCTGGCAGCGCGGCGTCAGAAGGAGGGGCTCCTCAACGGCTCTCCTTTCTCCTGGAAGGCCTTTAAGACTGAGGGACCCACCTGTCCCACCCCCGGCTGTGACGGATCAGGACACGCCAATGGCAGCTTCCTCACACACCGCAG TCTCTCTGGTTGTCCCAGAGCCTCTGCTAATAAGAAGAGAAGCAGGTTTCCTGGAGACGAGTACATTACAGCAAAGTTCAGGGCCAGTGATG TTCTGGATAATGATGAAGATATCAAGCAACTGAACAATGAGATCAGGGAACTCAGCGAGTCCAATTCAGAGATGGAGGATGACATGATGAACCTGCACACACAG ATCTCATCCATGGAGAATAACCTGAAGAGTATGGAGGAGGAGAACAAGCAGATCGAGGAGAGAAACGATGCCCTGTACATGGAGCTGTCTGGCCTGAGCCAAGCTCTGATCCGCAGCTTGTCCAACATCCGGCTGCCACACATT CAGGAGCCTATGTCGGAGCAGAACTTCGATACCTACGTGGACACCTTGACCCATATGTTCTCCAATAAAGATTGCTACCAAAACCCGGAAAACCGCGCTCTGTTGGAGTCCATCAACCAAGCAGTAAAAGGCATCGAAGTATAG
- the myt1a gene encoding myelin transcription factor 1 isoform X1: MGEKKAPAGNRRGENEFRGQLLNQRWTRGDRISRFCETKRSLRIKMSQEAAETRTRTRSKGIRVPSELVGTELSSCPTPGCDGSGHVSGRYSRHKSVLGCPIVKKRKLAEAEAEAEENQPASKKKSPSLKLAMDEGFNAADSDTGSEAEHEEEEEESEDEEQKEKENNKTPNPLESLKANCAQVLPEDTEKETSVKFDTIAAPEAEALQEDTEAAITTQQQVSTEAEAETEAETATYRHEEEVQVVAEIQATEEEEEEEEEEDEGTVDEYRTTEQPKGNDETGRAEIEEKQKEEVGYEEEEEEEGVEEEKEEERQCVGQENSDHQYSSGDYSRHQAKVEGDDEEEGEEKEGEETEKKVIEGKEEEEEEEVVHVEPLASSTLAQGCEDTEVAPEEVKIGTPLTEEEEEEEEGEEETEAGEVEEEDQDSHKASPTTVVIEIRSEEEEEEEEDDCLSQGSGVTDDSETWDMTRGNLGLLEQAIALKAEQVRGPNDDQQSTEDQRYHSPDNRASKPMDPAMRHRGHHSKDKKEVKCPTPGCDGTGHVTGLYPHHRSLSGCPHKDRIPPEILAMHENVLKCPTPGCTGQGHVNSNRNTHRSLSGCPIAAAEKLAKGGQVTLSHPQPSVSEPQTGSPHSDRVLRPMCFVKQLEIPQYGYRPNMVPATPRANLAKELEKYSKVSFDYASFDVQVFGKPMLVPKMPATSQSSPKAIKSKPFPKASSPSHSLSGGYAKSSSSSSSSGYDYSHDAEAAHMAATAILNLSTRCWERPENLSTKQQDAAGKEIDIEVDENGTLDLSMKKPIKREGMQSPDPSLSSSSSSQHLGGVPLSQAHLQEEWEGPLDFTKPNCPKEEEEQDEVDFVAHSYTSSDAEDDDIAQESMEDRKYPGEVTTSSFKVQFSPKDCKKEVLLCPTPGCDGSGHITGNYASHRSLSGCPLADKSLRTLMAAHSAELKCPTPGCDGSGHITGNYASHRSLSGCPRAKKGAVKTTPTKDDKEDSELLSRCPVPGCDSLGHISGKYATHRSAYGCPLAARRQKEGLLNGSPFSWKAFKTEGPTCPTPGCDGSGHANGSFLTHRSLSGCPRASANKKRSRFPGDEYITAKFRASDVLDNDEDIKQLNNEIRELSESNSEMEDDMMNLHTQISSMENNLKSMEEENKQIEERNDALYMELSGLSQALIRSLSNIRLPHIQEPMSEQNFDTYVDTLTHMFSNKDCYQNPENRALLESINQAVKGIEV, translated from the exons AAAATGAGTTCAGAGGCCAGCTGCTGAACCAGAGGTGGACACGAGGGGACAGAATAAGCAGATTCTGTGAGACCAAGAGGAGCCTGCGAATCAAA ATGAGTCAGGAGGCAGCAGAAACAAGAACACGGACCCGCTCAAAAGGCATCAGAG TACCCAGTGAACTCGTGGGAACAGAGTTAAG TAGCTGCCCCACCCCTGGATGTGATGGTTCAGGCCATGTCAGTGGGAGATATTCACGACACAAAAG CGTTCTCGGATGCCCAATAGTGAAGAAGAGGAAACTTGCGGAGGCGGAGGCAGAGGCAGAAGAGAATCAGCCCGCCTCTAAGAAAAAGTCCCCGTCCCTGAAGTTGGCCATGGACGAGGGTTTCAACGCAGCAGACAGTGATACTGGCAGTGAGGCGGagcatgaggaggaggaggaggagtcagaggatgaggaacagaaagagaaagaaaataacAAAACGCCAAACCCACTGGAATCCTTGAAAG CCAATTGCGCTCAGGTGTTACCCGAAGACACAGAAAAAGAGACATCTGTCAAGTTCGACACCATAGCTGCACCTGAAGCAGAGGCTCTGCAGGAGGACACAGAGGCAGCCATCACAACCCAACAGCAGGTTTCCACAGAggcagaagcagaaacagaggcagagacagcaacATACAGGCATGAAGAGGAGGTGCAAGTAGTGGCAGAGATACAggccacagaggaggaggaggaggaggaggaggaggaggatgaggggacAGTTGATGAATACAGAACAACAGAGCAGCCCAAAGGCAACGATGAAACAGGGAGAGCAGAGATTGAGGAGAAGCAAAAGGAGGAGGTAGGAtacgaggaagaagaggaagaagagggggtggaggaagagaaagaggaggagaggcaatGTGTGGGTCAGGAGAACTCAGATCATCAGTACTCCAGTGGTGACTACAGCAGGCATCAGGCAAAAGTGGAAGGAGATGATGAAGAagaaggggaagagaaggagggagaggagactgagaagAAGGTAATagaaggaaaggaggaggaagaggaggaggaggtggtccacGTGGAGCCTCTTGCCTCTAGTACGCTTGCTCAGGGATGTGAGGATACAGAAGTGGCACCGGAGGAGGTAAAGATTGGTACCCCGttgacagaagaggaggaagaggaggaggaaggagaggaggaaacagaAGCAGGGGAGGTGGAAGAAGAAGACCAAGACTCTCACAAAGCCTCACCTACCACAGTGGTCATCGAGATACGatctgaggaggaggaagaggaggaggaagatgactgTCTCTCACAGGGTTCAGGCGTGACAGATGACTCTGAGACCTGGGATATGACCCGGGGGAACTTGGGGCTGCTGGAGCAAGCCATCGCCCTGAAGGCCGAGCAGGTGAGAGGGCCGAACGACGACCAACAATCTACCGAGGACCAGCGCTACCACAGCCCCGACAACAGGGCCAGCAAACCCATGGACCCAGCCATGCGACACAGAGGACACCACAGCAAAG ACAAGAAAGAGGTGAAATGCCCCACCCCTGGGTGTGATGGGACGGGCCATGTGACTGGGCTGTACCCCCACCACCGCAGCCTCTCTGGGTGCCCTCACAAAGACAGGATCCCACCTGAGA TCCTGGCCATGCATGAGAATGTGCTGAAGTGTCCAACTCCAGGATGCACAGGCCAAGGTCATGTCAACAGCAATCGCAACACACACCGCAG tctgtccgGTTGTCCCATCGCAGCTGCAGAGAAGCTTGCCAAGGGGGGCCAAGTCACCCTCAGTCACCCCCAGCCTTCAGTCAGCGAGCCCCAAACTGGGAGCCCCCACTCAGACAGAGTTCTCAG acCAATGTGTTTTGTGAAGCAGCTGGAGATCCCTCAGTACGGCTACAGACCCAACATGGTGCCTGCTACACCCCGCGCCAACTTGGCCAAAGAGCTGGAGAAATACTCCAAGGTTTCCTTCGACTATGCAAGCTTCGACGTCCAGGTGTTTGGGAAGCCTATGCTGGTTCCAAAGATGCCCGCCACCAGTCAATCCTCACCCAAAGCCATCAAAT ctAAACCATTCCCTAAGGCCTCGTCCCCGAGCCATAGCTTGTCAGGAGGATATGCAAAGAGCAgctcctcctcgtcctccagcGGCTACGATTACTCCCATGATGCTGAGGCTGCTCACATGGCTGCCACTGCCATCCTGAACCTGTCCACGCGCTGCTGGGAAAGGCCCGAGAACCTTAGCACCAAACAGCAGGACGCAGCCGGCAAG GAAATTGATATTGAAGTGGATGAGAATGGTACACTGGACCTGAGCATGAAGAAGCCCATCAAGAGGGAAGGGATGCAATCACCAGACCCATctttatcctcctcctcttcctcgcaGCACCTGGGAGGTGTTCCCTTGTCCCAGGCCCACCTGCAAGAGGAGTGGGAAGGGCCTCTGGACTTCACCAAGCCAAACTGTcccaaagaggaggaggagcaagatGAG gtggactttgtggcccaCTCCTACACCTCTTCTGATGCAGAGGACGATGACATCGCTCAGGAGAGCATGGAGGACAGGAAGTACCCAGGCGAGGTCACCACGTCCAGCTTCAAGGTCCAGTTCTCGCCCAAAGACTGCAAGAAAGAGGTTCTACT ATGTCCCACCCCAGGTTGTGATGGCAGTGGGCACATCACTGGAAACTACGCTTCACATCGGAG TCTGTCAGGCTGTCCTCTTGCTGATAAGTCTCTTCGGACCCTCATGGCGGCCCACTCTGCTGAACTTAA GTGTCCGACCCCTGGATGCGATGGATCAGGTCACATCACTGGAAACTATGCCTCCCATAGAAG tTTGTCTGGATGCCCTCGTGCAAAGAAAGGTGCTGTCAAGACAACACCCACCAAGGACGACAAGGAAGACTCTGAGCTTTTAAG TAGATGCCCGGTGCCCGGCTGTGACAGCCTGGGCCACATCAGTGGGAAGTATGCCACCCACCGCAGTGCCTATGGGTGCCCCCTGGCAGCGCGGCGTCAGAAGGAGGGGCTCCTCAACGGCTCTCCTTTCTCCTGGAAGGCCTTTAAGACTGAGGGACCCACCTGTCCCACCCCCGGCTGTGACGGATCAGGACACGCCAATGGCAGCTTCCTCACACACCGCAG TCTCTCTGGTTGTCCCAGAGCCTCTGCTAATAAGAAGAGAAGCAGGTTTCCTGGAGACGAGTACATTACAGCAAAGTTCAGGGCCAGTGATG TTCTGGATAATGATGAAGATATCAAGCAACTGAACAATGAGATCAGGGAACTCAGCGAGTCCAATTCAGAGATGGAGGATGACATGATGAACCTGCACACACAG ATCTCATCCATGGAGAATAACCTGAAGAGTATGGAGGAGGAGAACAAGCAGATCGAGGAGAGAAACGATGCCCTGTACATGGAGCTGTCTGGCCTGAGCCAAGCTCTGATCCGCAGCTTGTCCAACATCCGGCTGCCACACATT CAGGAGCCTATGTCGGAGCAGAACTTCGATACCTACGTGGACACCTTGACCCATATGTTCTCCAATAAAGATTGCTACCAAAACCCGGAAAACCGCGCTCTGTTGGAGTCCATCAACCAAGCAGTAAAAGGCATCGAAGTATAG